AGGCTGGCGCAGCCGGGCAGGGCCAGCAACAGCAGCCCGGCCAGCGCAAGGGCGCAGGGCCGGCGGAGGGTCCATTGAATCCAGCTTGGCACCGGCCCAGTCTATGCGGCGCGCCAGCACTGCAGCCAGCACTACGAATTGAAACGTCCTGGATACGCCCCAGTTCCGATGGTGAGAGCGCGCCCATGCACCAGCAGTATTTGGGACTGCCTTGGCTTCGAAGAGTTGCTGGAAGTCGCTCCAGAGGTCGGCGGTGGCTTCCTTGATTTCGAGCTTGGGAGCCGGACCACGCTATGCGATGGTGATGCCTCGTGAACCAGGCCGTATCGCGAAGCGGCTACGCCGCTGCAAGTCGCAGCTCTTTCGTGGACACGGCCTTGACTCGCGGGCCGAAGCTCGTGATGTGGGTCAGCGTCGCGTTGTGATGCGCGATGACTTGCTGCGGTGACAGCGCCTCGTTCCCCGCCGACGTATGGGCGTCGGCCACCAGCACCACGGGGTACCCGAGCGCCAACGCCTTGCGCGTGGTCGTATCGACGCAAAACTCGGTA
This genomic interval from Burkholderiaceae bacterium contains the following:
- a CDS encoding Isochorismatase, with the protein product MIFIQHESGPGYLEHGSPAWQLATGLEVRPSDLRVRKTTPDSFLRTDLQSLLEERQVQRVVVCGMHTEFCVDTTTRKALALGYPVVLVADAHTSAGNEALSPQQVIAHHNATLTHITSFGPRVKAVSTKELRLAAA